A region from the Lysobacter sp. BMK333-48F3 genome encodes:
- a CDS encoding LysR family transcriptional regulator, translating into MDRIDAMQAFARVVETGSFTKAADTLRISKTSVTQLVQQLEARLRVKLLNRTTRKVVVTADGAAYYERVLRLLADLDDAETSLSGAAAAPRGRLRVDVPSPLARLILIPALPAFCERYPELQLDLGVSDRRVDLIGENVDCVIRGGPIADPSLVARHIGDLALGAYASPAYLQRAGVPAHPRELDDARHRIVRFQWPRAGQPPAQTLQRGDEQVPLQGRYALAVDDGNAYLAAGLAGLGVLWLPQYMARAHAERGELVRLFADWRLPPMPLYLAYPPNRHVSAKLRVFIDWVVEVVGREAPMMAAAG; encoded by the coding sequence ATGGACCGTATCGACGCGATGCAGGCCTTCGCCCGCGTGGTCGAGACCGGCAGCTTCACCAAGGCCGCCGACACCCTGCGGATCAGCAAGACCAGCGTCACCCAACTGGTGCAGCAGCTGGAGGCGCGGCTGCGGGTCAAGCTGCTCAACCGCACCACCCGCAAGGTCGTCGTCACCGCCGACGGCGCCGCTTACTACGAGCGCGTGCTGCGCCTGCTCGCCGACCTCGACGACGCCGAAACCAGCCTGTCCGGCGCCGCGGCCGCGCCGCGCGGCCGGCTGCGCGTGGACGTGCCCAGCCCGCTGGCGCGGCTGATCCTGATCCCGGCGCTGCCGGCGTTCTGCGAGCGCTATCCCGAGCTGCAGCTCGACCTGGGCGTCAGCGACCGCCGGGTCGACCTGATCGGCGAGAACGTCGACTGTGTGATCCGCGGCGGCCCGATCGCCGACCCCTCGCTGGTCGCGCGCCACATCGGCGACCTCGCGCTGGGCGCCTACGCCTCGCCCGCCTATCTGCAGCGCGCCGGCGTCCCCGCGCACCCGCGCGAGCTCGACGACGCCCGCCACCGCATCGTCCGCTTCCAGTGGCCGCGCGCCGGCCAGCCCCCGGCCCAGACCCTGCAGCGCGGCGACGAACAAGTGCCGCTGCAGGGCCGTTACGCCCTCGCCGTCGACGACGGCAACGCCTACCTCGCCGCCGGCCTGGCCGGCCTCGGCGTGCTCTGGCTGCCCCAGTACATGGCCCGCGCCCACGCCGAACGCGGCGAACTGGTGCGACTGTTCGCCGACTGGCGCCTGCCGCCGATGCCGCTGTACCTGGCCTACCCGCCGAACCGCCACGTCAGCGCCAAGCTGCGGGTCTTTATCGATTGGGTGGTGGAAGTGGTGGGGCGGGAGGCGCCGATGATGGCAGCGGCAGGTTGA
- a CDS encoding HEAT repeat domain-containing protein, whose amino-acid sequence MGPFKDGWTKQDIEAAITRGLPDELAYVPILIGMDPPDCAWAEAICVTLARHPDADVRANAVLGLGHLARTCGRLDLSVAVPTIAAALQDADPHVRGQADAAADDLSQYLGVAVPQPIP is encoded by the coding sequence ATGGGCCCGTTCAAGGATGGCTGGACCAAACAGGACATCGAAGCGGCGATAACGCGCGGCTTGCCCGATGAACTTGCGTACGTACCGATCCTCATCGGCATGGACCCGCCCGATTGCGCCTGGGCCGAGGCCATCTGCGTGACGCTGGCGCGACACCCCGACGCCGATGTCCGGGCCAACGCCGTACTCGGCCTCGGCCATTTGGCCCGGACTTGCGGCCGGCTCGATCTGAGCGTCGCCGTTCCCACCATCGCTGCGGCGCTGCAGGACGCCGATCCGCATGTCCGCGGCCAGGCCGACGCTGCCGCGGACGATCTTTCGCAGTATCTCGGCGTCGCGGTTCCCCAGCCGATTCCTTGA
- a CDS encoding FAD-dependent monooxygenase, whose protein sequence is MSMWLSKWKARESRGRGGAGAATGGPEVRAIDVGAASERTSAPRSHAVVIAGGGPTGLMLAGELALACVDVAIIERRESQALLGSRAGGLHARTLELLDQRGIVERFLAEGQIAQVAGFAGTMFDLSGFPTRHPYGLGLWQNHIERILAGWVDELGVRIYRGREVAGFVQDEAGVDIALFDGTTLRAQYLVGCDGGRSAVRKAAGIDFAGWEATASHLIAEVEMAQTPAFGTHRSAFGVHSFGRTEYEIRDGQVVYAERGPIRLMLTEPQVARGEPSLEDLRATLIAVCGTDYGVHSPAWISRFSDATRQAAAYRERRVLLAGDAAHVHAPDGGQGLQLGLQDAANLGWKLAQVVKGISPERLLDTYQTERHPVAARVLRTTMASVALRRADERTTALREVVAGLLDAQEPRRQLAAQLSGLDIRYDLGEGHPLLGRRIPDLELSVDGEAVRTYALLHAARPVLLNLGAKGALAIADPVDRVRAVDARYDGAWELPVLGEVAAPTAVLIRPDGYVAWVGEGSEAGLAEALALWFGGRDGG, encoded by the coding sequence ATGAGCATGTGGTTGTCGAAGTGGAAGGCGCGGGAATCGCGTGGCCGCGGTGGCGCGGGCGCGGCGACGGGCGGGCCCGAGGTGCGGGCCATCGATGTCGGCGCCGCTAGCGAGCGGACGTCGGCGCCGAGGTCGCATGCGGTCGTGATCGCTGGGGGCGGGCCGACCGGCTTGATGCTGGCGGGGGAGTTGGCGCTGGCGTGCGTGGATGTCGCGATCATCGAGCGGCGCGAGTCGCAGGCGTTGCTGGGCTCGCGCGCGGGCGGCTTGCATGCGCGCACGCTCGAGCTGCTGGACCAGCGCGGGATCGTCGAGCGTTTCCTGGCCGAAGGACAGATCGCCCAGGTCGCCGGTTTCGCCGGGACGATGTTCGACCTGAGCGGATTTCCGACCCGGCATCCGTACGGACTGGGGCTGTGGCAGAACCATATCGAGCGGATCCTGGCCGGTTGGGTCGACGAGCTTGGGGTAAGGATCTATCGCGGTCGCGAAGTGGCCGGGTTCGTGCAGGATGAGGCCGGGGTCGATATCGCCTTGTTCGACGGCACGACCTTGCGCGCGCAGTACCTGGTCGGCTGCGACGGCGGGCGCAGCGCGGTGCGCAAGGCGGCGGGGATCGATTTCGCCGGTTGGGAGGCGACCGCCAGCCATCTGATCGCCGAGGTCGAGATGGCGCAGACGCCTGCGTTCGGCACCCATCGCAGCGCGTTCGGCGTGCACTCCTTCGGCCGGACCGAGTACGAGATCCGCGACGGCCAGGTGGTGTACGCCGAGCGAGGGCCGATCCGGTTGATGTTGACCGAGCCGCAGGTCGCGAGGGGCGAGCCGAGCTTGGAGGATCTGCGCGCGACGCTGATCGCGGTCTGCGGTACCGATTACGGCGTGCACAGCCCGGCCTGGATCTCGCGTTTCAGCGATGCGACCCGGCAGGCGGCGGCCTATCGCGAGCGGCGGGTGCTGCTGGCCGGCGACGCGGCGCACGTGCATGCGCCGGACGGCGGGCAGGGCCTGCAGTTGGGGCTGCAGGATGCGGCGAACCTGGGCTGGAAGCTGGCGCAGGTGGTGAAGGGGATTTCGCCGGAACGCTTGCTCGATACCTATCAGACCGAGCGGCATCCGGTCGCGGCGCGGGTGCTGCGCACGACGATGGCCTCGGTCGCGCTGCGGCGGGCGGACGAACGCACGACGGCATTGCGCGAGGTCGTGGCGGGACTGCTGGATGCGCAGGAGCCGCGGCGGCAGTTGGCGGCACAGCTGTCGGGTTTGGATATCCGCTACGACCTGGGCGAGGGACACCCGCTATTGGGGCGGCGGATACCGGATCTGGAACTGTCGGTCGACGGCGAGGCGGTGCGGACGTACGCCTTGTTGCATGCGGCGCGGCCGGTATTGCTGAACCTCGGTGCGAAGGGGGCGTTGGCGATTGCCGATCCGGTCGATCGGGTTCGGGCGGTCGATGCGCGTTACGACGGCGCTTGGGAGTTGCCGGTGTTGGGCGAGGTCGCGGCGCCGACGGCGGTGCTGATCCGGCCGGACGGGTACGTGGCCTGGGTCGGAGAGGGGAGCGAGGCCGGCTTGGCCGAGGCGTTGGCGCTTTGGTTCGGGGGGAGGGACGGCGGGTAA